A window of Exiguobacterium sp. FSL W8-0210 contains these coding sequences:
- a CDS encoding zinc-binding dehydrogenase has translation MRAFVVDQYGKDASLTEKDVTPEKAGKHELRVQIEGSSINPLDTKMFFGHVAAASTTGILQGDVTGKVIEIGEGVTSFSIGDRIVAFGGGLGTRAGALAEEMLVPEQMAVLRPEGVSAEVAGCLPVIGLTAMEILKERIAITPGIRVYVAGGTGGVGHLTVQLARHYGCDVTASASSDEKAAWLEAKGIRVHRYKEESAEALLNRLDLDGFDVVIDTVGGDHLQESFILAKERGRIISIATRTTQDLTMMHSKALSLEAVFVALPLLKGKVDEMKQQQRHLSELVHLVEEGVLEIRIEEQIPYERDALNDLYQRFDQTSHFGKVSVYPTPKK, from the coding sequence ATGAGAGCATTCGTAGTCGATCAGTATGGAAAAGACGCATCACTGACAGAAAAAGACGTCACACCTGAAAAAGCGGGGAAACACGAATTACGGGTTCAAATCGAGGGGTCGAGCATCAATCCACTTGATACGAAGATGTTCTTCGGACATGTGGCGGCGGCTTCGACGACTGGAATTCTCCAGGGCGATGTAACGGGGAAAGTCATTGAAATCGGCGAGGGTGTGACGTCTTTTTCTATCGGCGATCGCATCGTCGCATTCGGTGGCGGACTTGGAACACGTGCCGGTGCGCTAGCGGAAGAAATGCTTGTACCTGAACAGATGGCAGTCTTACGACCGGAAGGGGTCTCGGCTGAGGTTGCTGGTTGTTTACCGGTGATTGGGTTGACGGCGATGGAAATTTTAAAAGAGCGAATCGCGATTACCCCAGGCATCCGTGTATATGTAGCAGGTGGAACGGGTGGAGTAGGACATCTTACCGTACAACTTGCTCGTCATTATGGATGTGACGTCACAGCGAGCGCCTCTTCTGACGAGAAGGCAGCTTGGCTAGAAGCAAAAGGGATCCGCGTTCATCGGTACAAGGAAGAATCGGCTGAAGCGTTGCTAAACCGACTGGATCTGGACGGATTCGACGTCGTCATTGATACAGTCGGCGGTGACCATTTACAAGAATCGTTCATACTCGCTAAAGAACGGGGACGTATCATTTCGATCGCGACACGGACGACACAAGATTTAACGATGATGCATAGTAAAGCTTTGTCACTTGAAGCTGTGTTCGTCGCGCTTCCGTTGCTGAAAGGAAAAGTAGATGAGATGAAACAACAGCAACGTCACTTATCAGAACTCGTTCATTTAGTGGAAGAGGGTGTCCTCGAGATTCGGATTGAAGAGCAGATTCCTTATGAACGCGATGCATTAAACGATCTCTATCAACGATTTGATCAAACATCACACTTTGGTAAA
- the pepT gene encoding peptidase T encodes MKQELIDRLTTYVKVDTQSNYESTTVPTTEGQWTLARLLVEELKTIGMEEVTVDDNGYVMATLPANTDADIPTIGFLAHLDTATDFTGTNVRPQLVEAYDGNPITLSEVPSVILSPTDFPALHNYVGHTLMTTDGTTLLGADNKAGIAEIMTAMHHLISHPEIKHGRIRVAFTPDEEIGRGPHHFNVEAFDATYAYTVDGGPLGELEYESFNAAAAKIVFHGTNVHPGTAKDKMVNSQKHAMAFHDRLPGEESPEFTDGFEGFFHLISFDGSVEKTTLDYIIRDFDREAFEGRKHFLSALVDEWNKKYGAGSVEIDLHDQYYNMREKIEPHMHIIDIAHAAMESLDITPIIKPIRGGTDGSQLSYMGLPTPNIFTGGENYHGKFEFISVDNMVKATQVIIAIAQGFEQASR; translated from the coding sequence TTGAAACAAGAATTGATTGATCGTCTAACTACATACGTGAAAGTCGATACACAGTCGAACTATGAGAGTACAACTGTTCCAACAACTGAAGGGCAATGGACACTGGCTCGTTTGCTCGTAGAAGAATTAAAGACAATTGGCATGGAAGAGGTCACGGTCGATGACAATGGTTATGTCATGGCTACGTTACCCGCTAATACAGATGCAGACATTCCGACAATTGGTTTCCTTGCTCACCTTGATACGGCAACGGACTTTACAGGTACGAATGTCCGTCCGCAACTCGTGGAAGCATATGACGGAAATCCCATCACGTTAAGTGAAGTACCGTCCGTCATCCTGTCTCCAACTGATTTTCCGGCACTACACAACTATGTTGGTCATACCTTAATGACAACGGATGGTACGACATTACTCGGTGCCGATAATAAAGCCGGAATCGCAGAAATCATGACAGCCATGCATCATCTGATTTCACATCCAGAAATCAAGCATGGTCGCATTCGTGTTGCCTTCACACCAGATGAAGAGATTGGTCGTGGACCACATCACTTCAATGTCGAAGCATTCGATGCCACGTATGCTTATACGGTCGACGGCGGTCCGCTTGGTGAACTCGAATACGAAAGCTTTAATGCGGCTGCGGCCAAAATCGTCTTCCATGGAACGAATGTCCATCCAGGAACAGCAAAAGATAAGATGGTCAATTCGCAGAAACATGCGATGGCATTCCACGATCGTCTTCCTGGAGAAGAGTCTCCTGAATTCACGGATGGTTTCGAAGGATTCTTCCACTTAATTTCGTTTGACGGTTCTGTCGAAAAAACGACACTCGACTACATCATTCGTGATTTTGATCGTGAGGCATTCGAAGGACGGAAACACTTCTTATCTGCCCTTGTCGATGAGTGGAACAAAAAGTATGGCGCAGGTAGTGTGGAAATCGATTTACACGATCAGTACTACAATATGCGCGAAAAAATCGAACCCCACATGCACATCATTGATATCGCTCATGCAGCGATGGAGTCGCTTGACATCACACCGATCATTAAGCCGATCCGTGGTGGAACGGATGGATCACAACTTTCATACATGGGTCTTCCGACACCGAACATCTTTACTGGTGGCGAGAACTACCACGGCAAGTTTGAATTCATTTCGGTCGATAATATGGTCAAAGCAACACAAGTCATCATTGCCATCGCTCAAGGATTTGAACAAGCTTCGCGCTAA